The stretch of DNA TGGCTGCCGGCACTCGCTTTGCCGCCTATGCGCTTACTGAACCCGGATCTGGATCAGATGCTCTTGGGGCGAAAACGACTGCCCGGCTGAATGAAGCCGGAACCCACTATATTTTAAATGGCGAGAAGCAGTGGATTACCAATTCTGCTTTTGCAGACGTGTTTATTGTGTATGCAAAAATTGATGGCGAACACTTTTCAGCTTTTATCGTTGAAAAGCAATATCCAGGTGTATCGACCGGAGCGGAAGAAGATAAAATGGGCATTAAAAGCTCTTCAACGAGAACCCTTATTTTGTCAGATGCACAGGTGCCGGTCCAAAACCTGCTCGGTGAAGCAGGACGCGGGCATGTCATTGCCTTTAATATTTTAAACATTGGCCGTTATAAGCTTGGTGTCGGCGCTGTTGGAAGCGCCAAGCGGGCACTTGATATTTCTTTGAAATATGCTGCGGAACGAAAACAATTTAAATCGCCTATTGCCCAGTTTCCTCTCATGAAAGAAAAGTTCGGTACGATGGCTGCTAAACTGTATGCAGCGGAAAGCGCCATTTACCGGACGGTTGGTCTTTTTGAAGAGCGGATGAGCGGCTTAACGGCTGAGGAACAAAAGAACGGAAAAGCAGTCGCTTCCTCTATCGCTGAATACGCGGTCGAATGCTCTCTTGGCAAGGTTTTCGGCTCAGAGGTGCTGGATTACATGGTGGACGAAGGTGTGCAGATTCACGGTGGATACGGGTTTATGGAGGAATACGAAATTGCCCGCATGTACCGGGACTCCCGCATTAACCGGATTTTTGAAGGGACCAATGAAATTAACAGGCTGCTTGTGCCAGGCACACTGGTTAAAAGAGCGATAAAAGGGGAACTGCCGCTTTTTGAACGGGCTAGAGAGCTGCAGGACGAAATCATGATGCTGCTGCCGGAAGAGCCGGGAGATGAGGTGCTCGACCAACAAAAAATGCTTGTGAAAAGGGCTAAAAAAATAACGCTGCTCGCTGCCGGGCTTGCAGCTAAAACGTATGGTCCATCGCTCGAATCCGAGCAGGAAGTGCTCGCCAACATTGCGGATCTGACAAACCTGGTGTATGCGATGGAGTCGGCTGTGCTGCGGACAGAAAAAGCGATCAGTGTGTCGGGCGAAGAAAAAAACAGTCAAAAAGTGCTTTATACCGAAATTTTTTGCCAGGAAGCATTCAATGAAATAGAAGCCCATGCAAAAGAAACGCTCACTGCTGTCGAGTCCGGAGACGCTTTACGCATGATGCTGTCTGCCCTGCGTAAGCTCAGCCGCCATACCCCTATCAATGTTATTGCCAAAAAGCGTGAAGCTGCCGACAGGCTGAATTTATCCCTAAAATATACGGTGTAACAAATGCGGCCGCCTCCTTTTAAAAAGAGGCGGCTTTTTGCCGCCGCAGACAGTAGACAAATGATATGGATGATCGTGCATATGAATGGGATGGATCGACGGCGTCCAGCCAGTTCCGCTTTCCATGGGGCAGGCCGCTGAGCCCAGCTTCGCCTGGCGGCTCCACCGGTCTGCGCTGCCCTTCCGCCGCCAAGGGGCTCAGGACAAGATGGTATAGAGCTGATAAGGTCGTATCTTTCTGTTTAAAAAAGAGAAAATGTCTATTCTCTTTGCTTAATTGATCTGCAATACCACTTAGTGAAGCCTGCCGAACGAAGACTCCTGCGGGAAGTACAGTGGTCGGAAGACCCCGCAGGCGCAGCCGAGGAGGCTTCCGCACTGCCCTTAGAGGCGCGAAGTCCGGCAGGCTTCACTTATCGGCTCTTTTTTAAAAGCGAAAGACTTTGTCTACACACTGAGGCAGCTTTCTGCGGCCGTCCACCGGAATCCATTTCTTTGAAAAAGGATTTTGGACGCTTATGTCGAAATGGATGTGATGAGGTGATAGGAAATGAAGTTTTACTGGTATCCAAAATGCGGTACATGCCGCAATGCAAAAAAGTGGCTGGACGCGCATAATATTTCATATGAAGCCATTCATATTGTGGAGTCGCCGCCGTCAAAAGCAGAATTAAAAGATGCGTACGAAAAAAGCGGTCTTCCACTGAAAAAGTTTTTTAATACAAGCGGCCAAAAATACCGTGAACTTGGTTTAAAAGAAAAAGTCGCAACAGCCGATGATAATGAGCTGCTTGATTTGCTTGCTTCCGATGGCATGCTCATTAAGCGCCCGCTTGCTATAGACAATGATAAGGTAACAGTAGGTTTTAAAGAAGAGGACTATGCACAAAAATGGCAGTGATTTCTTGCTTTCCATCTTCATAATCAGTAAAGTGTAAAGTGAAATTATTCTTATCTGGAGGTACATACACATGAGCTTACCTAAAGAGCTGCGTTATTCTGAAGAACATGAGTGGGTAAAACAAGAAGACGGGAAAGTGCGGGTCGGTATCACTCATTTTGCTCAAGCAGAACTTGGTGATATTGTTTTTGTTGAGCTTCCGTCTGTTGGCGATACAGTAACAGTTAACGAACCATTCGGCAGCGTAGAATCTGTTAAAACGGTTTCTGAGTTGTATGCACCTGTCAGCGGTACAGTGGTAGAAATTAACGAAGAGCTTGATGACAATCCTGAATTTGTGAATGAATCACCATATGAAAAAGCATGGATGATTGTTGTCGAACCTTCTGATGCTTCTCAAATTGATGCTTTAATGACAGCAGAGCAATACGCAGAAATGACAAAAGAAGACTAAACAGGGGGACCGGCACCGTGCCGGTCTTTTTGCTTTTGGCTGGCAGCAGGCAGCGCGAGGGGCTTATATGTCACGGGAAATAAAAGCACAAGTGGAAGGATGTCGCTTTTATTCCATATTATTAGCCGCCGGGCCTCCTTCTTTTTTGCATTTTAGGCGAAAACGCGCCACAATAGAAGTATAATGTGCAGCGGGGTGATTGGTGATGATGGTAGAAAAAACGATTATCGTCGAAGGGTCATCTGATCGGAAACGGGTGGCTGAAATTGTAAAAGAACCGGTAGATATTATTTGCACCAATGGAACAATCGGCGTCGCACGTCTTGATGACTTGGTAGAGCAATTATTCGAGCGGGACGTATACATTTTAGTCGATGCCGATGCATCAGGAGAAAAGCTGCGCCAGCAGTTTAAGCGCGAGCTTCCTCATGCCCGGCACCTTTACATTGACCGCGGGTACAAAGAAGTGGCTGCGGCGCCGCACCGTTATTTAGCGGCTCTCCTAATGGGGGCTGATA from Domibacillus sp. DTU_2020_1001157_1_SI_ALB_TIR_016 encodes:
- a CDS encoding acyl-CoA dehydrogenase family protein; the encoded protein is MAAKGGSFLIEDVPCSAVFTPEEFSDEQKMIAKTTEEFVLNSVMPQVPFLEKHEFDRSVKLLQEAGELGLLAADVPEEYGGLSLDKISSALIAEKLAAAGGFSISHGAHVGIGSLPIVLFGNEDQKKAYLPDLAAGTRFAAYALTEPGSGSDALGAKTTARLNEAGTHYILNGEKQWITNSAFADVFIVYAKIDGEHFSAFIVEKQYPGVSTGAEEDKMGIKSSSTRTLILSDAQVPVQNLLGEAGRGHVIAFNILNIGRYKLGVGAVGSAKRALDISLKYAAERKQFKSPIAQFPLMKEKFGTMAAKLYAAESAIYRTVGLFEERMSGLTAEEQKNGKAVASSIAEYAVECSLGKVFGSEVLDYMVDEGVQIHGGYGFMEEYEIARMYRDSRINRIFEGTNEINRLLVPGTLVKRAIKGELPLFERARELQDEIMMLLPEEPGDEVLDQQKMLVKRAKKITLLAAGLAAKTYGPSLESEQEVLANIADLTNLVYAMESAVLRTEKAISVSGEEKNSQKVLYTEIFCQEAFNEIEAHAKETLTAVESGDALRMMLSALRKLSRHTPINVIAKKREAADRLNLSLKYTV
- a CDS encoding arsenate reductase family protein, translating into MKFYWYPKCGTCRNAKKWLDAHNISYEAIHIVESPPSKAELKDAYEKSGLPLKKFFNTSGQKYRELGLKEKVATADDNELLDLLASDGMLIKRPLAIDNDKVTVGFKEEDYAQKWQ
- the gcvH gene encoding glycine cleavage system protein GcvH, with the translated sequence MSLPKELRYSEEHEWVKQEDGKVRVGITHFAQAELGDIVFVELPSVGDTVTVNEPFGSVESVKTVSELYAPVSGTVVEINEELDDNPEFVNESPYEKAWMIVVEPSDASQIDALMTAEQYAEMTKED
- a CDS encoding toprim domain-containing protein, which encodes MMMVEKTIIVEGSSDRKRVAEIVKEPVDIICTNGTIGVARLDDLVEQLFERDVYILVDADASGEKLRQQFKRELPHARHLYIDRGYKEVAAAPHRYLAALLMGADIDVRSEYLQQEGTHH